CCAAAGTCACCACGCTCATGCCCTCCGAGCAGATTCTATATCCAGGACTACACACACCACTAGCGTGGCTAACGACAGCAGTTTCTCTTTGTCGATTGAAGCGCGACATCATCCAATCCGTCTACATGGAGCGCTCATCAAATTCGATATCCTTCTCAACAGTATCAAACTCGCTACTCCTACTCCAGAAATGGTATCGTCAAGTTCCAGCGCATCTCAAATACGACGTACCTTCACCCCCTACGCATAAACGCGCAGTCGCCATAATACACCTCCAATACTGGAGCACTACAATTCTCCTAACCCGACCCTTCCTCCTCTACCTCGTCATAAAGTACAGCACACTAGCGTCAAGTAAAAAGATATGGTTCGAGCGCATGGGCAAAACATGCATTGACGCAGCACAGAAAAGCGCTGCGATCCTAGCGCAAATGGCGGATGACGGTGTACTATCTAGCTTGACGGCTTTCGATAGCACATGCATCCTGCGACTACTCATGGTTTTTGTACTTGCATACGCGCATACAAGAACACCGCAATACAACGCAAACATCGAGAAGCTAGTATCGATTATCCGCGGTATGGAGCAGATTGGCTTTACGAAAATGGTCACTGAGGAAACACCGATGCGCCTTGCAGAACTGGGCATACCGGAGCGTGTGAGCCCGAGCAATGGAGATGCGAATGCACCCGTGCATTTGGATGACGACATGATTGCCCAGCTTTGGGGAAACTGGGACCCGTAAGTTCTTTTTGTGGTCATGGTTTGTTTTTGCAATAGATAACTAACGCTATGGACACAGCAACTTCATGACGCCGTTGCAAGCACAGCAGAGTCTGGACTTGACATTTGACGATTCTGGCGCTTTCGATATCAACTCAGAGATCTTGGCGTTTACAAATCTGGACGAGTCGATTGTTATCGACCCGGTGCATGCGTATTCGCATTTTGAAATGCAGCAATGAACGTCGTACGATATTATACGGCTGGTGTGTACCGGCGAATCCATGCGCCACGCTGAGCCAGCCACCACTACCAGCGTCAAGTCCTAACTTGGTTCTATTGATATCCACCCACGGGCATAACGGACCGCCACCCCAGACTACTCCGGTCCTTCGTCACGCCATCTAAAATAAGGGCTGCCGGTATGAGCAACGAATCGCTCCCAGCACCAGCGTCAGGGAACAGCTCATTGGACGCGACTATGGCGTTTTGAGTACCAACAGAACCATAAAGCGGTCAGCATCGCCAACAGACACCGAAACGGCAAGGAATGTAAACGAATAAACTGAGGGTACACGAGCGGAGCCAACGCCATTTGTGGATTATGGAGGAAATAAGGATGAAGGGAAGGAAGTGTAAGGATATACCAGGGAGTAGATAGATAACATTCTTCATAGTAACAATAACATTTTTCTATTTGTATAGGACAGACGATATCATGTGCTACTTTCTCATCATCGTCTACCACCCCACACTACTCTCGTGTCAGGACTGAGTAAAGCTGTCCGTTCGGAATCACGCAACGCGAGCGAAAATACAATATCTGTCTCGAAAAGACAAGCGTAGCAGTGAAATTCAAGGGGGGAAAGATATGTCATTGCTAATTTCTCACAGCAAATGAAATCCTCCACACGTGTCTCCTCCCACGTAACACTATCCTCTATCTCTCTTGCTTAATAGGGCAAGGCCAAGAAAACTTCCCTCATCTTCTCGTAATTCGGCGTCCCCAACCCAGTCACAGGATCCCACCCTTTGCTCGCCGGAAACCCATTCGTCCCACATCCTGGATTCCAGCCTTCCGTCCCATCATTAAACATGCCGGGATTCTCATACATGAAGGGATTCAAAAAGCCCACCGGTCTCTTCCCCGCCTCCAAACGCTCTTCATTCAGCAAGTTGATAATAGATTCAAAGATGGGTGCAGACGCCGAAGTGCCGCCAACATCAATTGTGTTGTTTAAATACACGATTACGAGATTGAGACCCAAGGCAGCGACATCGGGGTACCCGCGGCTGGAAGAATTGAAAACCGACTCGCCGTATTTGCGCGCGTAAGACGTGAGGTAAGTCTCTACAGCCGAGGACTGAAACAAAGGCCTTGGAAAAACGGAAGAGAAGCCGCCACCGGAGCAATAAGAATTAGCACCATCCGGTACAGCGACCGCGACCTCACCATTGATCCACGCAGACTTTAGATCCGTAGCGCCCACAGCCGTAATATACGGACATGTAAGCCGGGAAACTCGGCGAGAACCTTTTCCCGTTCGGATCCACATACCCGTACACTTCATTCAAACACGCGTTGGGGTAAACGGAGTTGTACGTGTTGGCGACGCCGGAATCGCCAGAAGCGAAGATTACGGAGACGCCTTGTAGGGCTAGTTTCATCCATTCGCGGCATTGGCGCTCTTGGTAGAAGACCGGGAGGGCGCCTTCGATTTGGGCATAGGAAACGGAGATTACGTTTGATACGGGGGCGCCGCCGCATTGGAGGGGTCCTGAGTAGCCGCCTTCGTTGGGGTCCGGGTACGCGGAGTCTACGTAGGGTTGGTTGCCGCCTTGGTAGGTGCAGTAATATCCGTCCTGTgtttgtgtgtgtgtgtgtgtgtgtgtgtgtgtgtgtgtgtgttggTTAGAAAATGGGGGATAGGGAAGAGGTGTGGATGGGGGCGTGATTTACAAGAGCGTCGAGGAATATGTTAAAGGTACCGACTGAATCTACGTTTACAGAGTCTCCGATTTGGCACAATCGCGTGCTTTGGGAGTGGATGATTGAATAGGCGGTTTGGAAATCTAAGGCGCTTTCGATGACTTGTGAGGCTTTGGCTACGGTTAGGTTGGAGTGCTTGCCGCCGTCAATTGAGATGAAGTCCACGACTACTTCGGATGTGATTTTGGGAGATGTCCATCTCTGGAGGAAGACTTGGAGATCCGGGAGGTAGAGGTAATCTGACCACTCGGCAATGCCTAGCCTGTTGCTCTCGTGCTTGAACTTGGCGACGGGGATCTTGTAGATGGCTCGCAGGCAGTTAATTGTGATTAGAATGCGGCACATGTCGAGATTGTCAAGAGAGCCGGTCTTGGGGCTGACTTCTGTCATCATTTTGGGCAGTTTCTGCGCTACTGGCTTCAAGCTGTCGAGTTGGATCGTGGGCATGATGAAGTCGACATGTTCGCGTACTTCGTGGGGAAGTCCGTACTTGTCACATGCAATGCGAGAGCCACCAGTCTCGTGCTTGTAGTGGTAGTACTTGGTTTGCAACAAGTCCTCTAGTTCTGAGACTGAAGCTGAGAACTCTACCCAGTTACATCCTATACCTTATCAGTAGACATATATTTCAGGTTTAGGGACGTGACTAACCATGTGAGTGCTTGACACGGGCGCGGTCGATTCCTGATGAATGAAGCCAGTCAAGAGTAGCATCGGACGTCTCCGGGTGTGGTGCAAACATGTTAGCGACTTGTTCACCGGTCCAATGCTTCCCTAAAATCAATTCTCAGATGAATCCTCATTGTAGAACAAGAGTAGCACATACCAAAGTTTGGCGAATCTGGATCCGAGATATCGTGAAGAAAGCGGTCGCCATGCTCCAGGTTCCGCTGCTTCAAACCGATTCGAACAGGCAAGATGGCATCTCTCGGTGCACGCGACTGCTTAGTCCACGCAGAAGGGAGCGCATCTCGCTTCTCGTGAAGTGTGCGTGTGTGTGTTGAGGGGTTTGCTGATCGCCAACCCATTGAGGGCGAACACGATCCATGCAGAGAGAAGCATCTTATCTGGAATTGTACCTGAGGACGATGGGGTGAAGTGACTATTTAAATAGCAGCCCGGCAGAGATCTGCAATATACACAACACTGTAACATTTACGACTCGGTGTCATGGGCTCATTATCAGCCAATGGCGTCGTTCTACACCTCATTCTTGCAGATACGATAATCTTCCCCACCGGGGCTCAATTATAGTTCAGAAGGGCTTCAGGTTTATAAACCAAGCCCTGCAGCAGCGAACAGGATTACCGAGCCGATGGAGATCAATCCGTAAACCGGAACTTATGGCGTAGTCCAAAGGCCGCATGAAGACTGGTGGTTCTCCCTGATTGCAGATCTGGTGCGTCGATGTAATCATTTGAAGACTTTTGGATGCAGTAGTTTTGGGTGCCTCGTTATAAGGTCGACTGTACTATGAAAGGCGGCATGAAACACTCAGATTTACGGCCCATTGAGAAACTGCCATAATTCCCGAATGAATCTCTGGAGCATTGCTTACTACCCAGCACATAGTCGTCTTCGGTCTCGCGCGCAGACATTGACTGGCGCAAATGTGGGATACCATAACCACATTACCTACCTAGCGAACCCAACACCCCCCCCCCATCAACAACGCAATAAACGATATCAAACATGCACTAGCAACCCTCGCTACGGTACGCCCACCCAACATCCAGTAAGACCATGTTAGCAAGGCCCGAATGCATCGGGCTGACACTGAAACGCTTGAGCCACCCCGTATTGTTGGGCTCTGTCAACTGACCAAATCTCGTCGAACAGTGTCGTGAACAGTAATTCATCTATTACAATCGCACTATCTAAGGGTCGAATGATGGCTCCGCTATGCAAAGCAATGCATGCCAAAAGGTTGTATCCACGGGGGTAATGATGTTAGGTATGATGAAGAAAAGGCCGCTCATTCCATCGTCGCCCAAGCTCAACAGCAACTACCCCAGCCCTGTGCTTTCCCCTTCTTACTCGCATCGTTCAAATTGACGCCTGCCCTATTCGCACCTCCCCCGCCCGGGCCTTTGACCCCGCTCCTCCGATCGTTCAAGTCGTACTTGCCCGCTTCTATGTTCTGGTATATCCGCTCCGCGACTTCCAGAAAGGCTCGTTCCACACCTTCGCCACTCTTGGCGCTCGTCTCAACGTACTGCATGACGCCATTTGCTTTACACCATTCCTCGGCTTCCTCCTTTGTGACTTGTCGCTTGTTCGCCGCCTCTGAGTCGGTGACGGTGGATGAGCCTGCCAGATCCGACTTGTTGCCTACCAATACCACGACGATACCCTCCTCTGCAATCTGGCGCAGGTCGTGCAGCCATGATGTAGCAGATAGGAATGTGTTCTTGCGCGAGATATCAAAGACAAGTAGGGCGCCTGAAGCACCTCGGAAGTAACTCCTTGTGATACTCTTGTACGTCTCTTGCCCCGCTGTATCCCAGAGCGAGAGCTTCATGTGCTTTTGTTCTTGTTTTTGCTTGGTCGGCGATACGGGCGCTTGTGCTTGTGGGGATTTGGAGGGATTGTTGATGCTGAGGGATAGCGAGGCTGGAGGGCCCACGGGGACGATGCGCGACCCAAACTCTACGCCGATGGTTACGTCGTGATGTGGTGAGAAGCGGCCTTCGCAGAGGCGCACTGTAAGCTATGAACAGTCAATATAGAGATGATACGAGGTAAGAAATGCTGTCGCATACACTTGATTTACCGCATCCCGAGTCACCCAGCGATACAATCTTCGCTATGTAATCCCATGGCTGAGCCATGTTGCGTGGGTTGAATTCCCTCTGGTGGCGCAAGCTTGGATGATGATTTACAGCAAATTCAGCACGTGTCCTCGGAGATGTTAGGGGATTCGAGGTTTATGCAGAGGGCAGTGGTTGGTAAGTTGTCTGTTTGTGTGTGTTTGGTGAGCACCAAGCTAGATGACGGTGACTTGTGTGAGGGTTCAACAATGCGGTCATAGCTCGGCAGTCGCTTGAGTCTCGAGCCAGAGTCTTAGGATGCGGGCAGCCGTCAAAAGCAAGAATCAATGAAGCTATCGCAAGCTCTGGCTGGCAGAGAAGGGGTTCATGTTCTTTTTCTCTGTGCCTAGTCTGTCTCTATCAAATTCACAGCTCGTGATGTGGTGCATCGTCTTGGCGTGCGCGGCTTTTAGTAAGTGAAGGCAACCATCAAAGGAGCGACAGTCAAAGCTATTAGCCCGGTCAAAGGCCCATATAAATTCAGCTTTAGCAACTTTAGCGACTGCGCGCAGCTCCAGGGGTGGAGCATCTGGTGAGCTAGAGCACTATAGCGCGTACTGCATGTTCACGAGGTACCGGCCCCGATATCGATAACCCGAGCCCGATGATTGATGAGCAACGCAGCGGACCTGCAACACAACTCCGACGCCACAAACCTCAGCACCTATACATGTCATAGCCACGCGCTGCTCTATTGATATCATCCTCCAGACGCTGCGACTGTCTTTTCCCAGTCTTCACTGCGACTGCCGCTCGCGTCGGGCTGCATGTCTCTTAGGACTGCGTCATCCGCGACTGCCTCTTGTACTTCGGTACCCTTGCACCCGACAGCCTCACAACCGCTGACCTCCAGCTTCTTTCACCAGAGGCATACACCACACTCGCGATAATTCTACCGGCGTGACGGCGGACGCTTGTATACTCTCCAGACGATCCATCGCTAGCTTTGCCTATCATGTTCTCCGAATGTAAGTAGCGCGCTGCCTTATCAGGTACATGTGACAGAGCCACCGCCTCTGTCATGGATAGCCTGCGGACTCGCGTGACTGACATGCGTGCCCTCAAGATGCATCCAAGTTCCTTTCACAGTCTCAGTCGCGACTGTCACTGGGTCAGCCCGAGTCGGTATCGAACCGCAACGCCCCCGAGAGGCAACGGCCTTCATCGCGAGCTGCCCAGGCCTACCAACAGCGTCGCAACAACATGCCGAACCCCTACAACTCGCAGGCCATGAGCCGCTTTGCATTTGCTTCTAGGACTTCGAATGCGCCAGCCCCATTATTCTACTCGGCCACGGATGACTTTCGCGAGGAAGACGACCATGTCGAGCATGACCGCGAAATGGCCGACCACTACGCACTGCAACGATCGCGGCGTCAGTTCGGTGCGAGCCACCTCTCAGAATCTTCCGAAGTTGAAGACGACCTCGCACAAGCTTCCGACCACACCATAGGAGCTGATAGGGACGAGAACGATGCGCCGGGCTATGGTTTGGGAAGAGGAATCAAGAGCTCATGGAGAGGCGACAAACCCGCACGCGGAAGATCAAACATGGTCACAAAGTCCGAAGACGAAGAGCGGGAGTCGAGCGTTCCACTTTCCGAGACTACGGATCGCAGCAGCAGAGGAAGGGGGCACATGGTGGATGTCGAGCTAGAGTCTACAGATCGGGGGAGCATAGAAGAGCTGGATCGGGATGAGCTGCTCGGACACCAGGACGAGCCGCCACCGCCATTCCAACAATTTCGTAACGCACGACCGAAGCGCGGCCGCAGTCCGCTACGACACCACCTGCCCATACCCGAAGAGACAGACGAAGACACGCTGTTATCGCATCCGCGTCCCATAAGTCCAGACCGCCAGAGCGTTCCCCAGGACGTCCCAGAAAATCCGGTATCGGCACCACGGCATAACTTCTTTTGGGCTGAGCTCTTCATAATCGTCCAGTGTGCCATCTTTGGCACATGGTTCATTTCTCTACTCCAGGAATCGCCACCGAACAAGAAGAACCCGTTGGGCGACACCATCTACACGGTGCTGCATTCATCATTCCATCTCATCGGGGTATATTCTTTGGTTTCTGTCCTTGTCGGAGTCTTGTGGCTATCGCTACTTCGGTCTTTTGCGCGACCCTTGGTCAATCTCATGCTGCTGGCGATACCAGTCATCTCCatttccttcttcttctacccGTTTGTGTCGAGCTTCAAGGGGTCATGGCATGGCGACAGCGTGCAAGATCGGCTGATGCGCTGGTTCTCATTTGGACCACTATGTTTTGCGTTTTTCTGGGTATACACAGTCTGGAAGGCACGACACTCATTAGACAAAGCCACAGGAATGCTCGAATTCTCAAGCGAAATTCTTAGAGCGCAGTTCCCACTCCTACTCGTGGGCATTGCGACATTGGCTGCTGTGATAATCTGGTCTTGGATCTGGATCTTGATGTTCACTCGCTTGTTTCTCGGGGGTCACTTCGCCAGCAACAAGTCGCGATGGATCATCGACACCAGCACGTGGTGGCTGGGCATGGCTTTCTTCCTCGACTACTTCTGGACCTTGTCCGTCATCGCAGGCGTACAACGCGCCACCACCGCCGCTACAGTATCTCAGTGGTACTTTCATCGCAATAGCGTGCCAGCCCCCGCTGCCAGCACCGTCGTCCAAGCCTCACTCAGTCACGCGACGTATACCATGGCCGGCACCATCTGCATGTCAACCCTCATTTCCCTCCTGGTCCGCCTGCCGCTCATCGTCCTGCCGAGACGCCTCGCGGGCATGATTGGCATGTGCGCATACTCCATCGTACCGACGCCCATCGCCGCTCTAACGAACCCACTCACTCTAACCTTTGCCTCGATCCACGGCGTCCCCCTCAATCAAGCCGCACGCGGCCTCTCACAAATGAACTTCATCTCCGCCGCCTCACCCACCACAACTCTCGGCCCCAGCTCCTTCAAAAACCACGGTCGACCCTCCATCCAATCATACCGTCTCGCCAAACTGCTTCTTCACGCAATCCGCTGGGTCATCACCCTCTCCCTCGGTTTCGGCGGTTGGGTTTCCACCGCCCGTATGCTCCAGCTCGGCAACGAAAGCGTGCCATACAAGGGTAGTTTGTACGCCTACGTCGTGGGACTCATCAGCGCAGCCATTGGTTGGGGTGCCCTCGGTGCCATGGAGGGTGTTCTAGGCGGTATCCTCGATGCGGTGCTTGTCTGCTGGGGAAGCGAAGTGGGCAGAGATGGTCAGGGCGAAGCGAGATATTGTGTTGATGCTGGCCGGTTGTTTGGAAATGAAGTCACGGGTCAAGGGAGGGGGAGGTATGAAGTTTAAGATGTGGGCATTTCCTGGGCGTTTTTTTTTTCGATTAATGGGGTGTGCGGGTAGGATATGGGATAAGGAAATGGATGGAACGTCGTGTTGGGTGTACGTGtgtgctgctgctgctgctgttgttgttggggCGCTTGGGTATACCTATTcattcttcttcttcttcttcttcttcttcttcttctctaCAGATATTGATATAGGTGGGGACTACGGTGGGGGTGTAGAGACCGTCATGAATAAGCAGCGCGAGGTCGTATAACTCTATTGCACCCCTTTTTTCAAACACTGTCAGACACGAAGACTTGTGGTCGGCGCGTTGTCAGCAGGCAACATTGCCTTGTCGCATGAGTAAGACACATAACATAGCCCAAGGTTTATATGTTTATATCCATAATTTTCCCATTCCCAACTCCCACTGCTCACTTACTTCCATTCCAAAGCTTGTCTCCCCAAACGGAGAGGATGTGTAGTCCAAAACTTTATTCTCGCAACTTTTGTCATGGCATGATAAGAAGGATAAATGACAAATACACCGCAACCACCCACCCACCCGACTCATCAGTCCTATTCCAATTACGCCCTTATGATTCAGTCAACTCTTTTTTTAGACTTTCCCTTTGCATATAACTGACTAAACGAAGCGGTTAATTGAACTGAATGGAATGGATTGACAGTGGTCCGCCTGAATCAATGAATCCTCTCATCTATTTGCGTTTGCGAACTGCGAGGTTTGCCTGAATCGATATTCTTCCTCCCTTTCTGGAAGCCTTAAAACTCAGCCTCAGCTACAGGATTCTTGCTTGGCTTGCTTGGCGGTTTCATGCGTTCAGTTGGGGAGGATGGAATTGGTACTGGGTACATGTTCCCATTCCCTATTTCCGTGTTCGTTTATGCTTCGCTTCACTTGGGTTGAAATGAACGGAGAGTCAATGCACCGCGGTAGTTGAGGTACGCATAATGTTGAGGTTTTCCCTCTCATTTTAATTGAATAGTGGCGTTGTTGCGTTACGTTTTGTTCCAACGGGTGGTTCGTTCGCGTAGATTTTTCAACTTTAGGTTCTAGGCACAGCCGCTGCCGCTGTAACGTTACAAGCGTAGGTATACATCATGTCAAGATTGATTAACTCGTACGTTTACAAAAGCTACACTGTATGGTTCATGCTTGTACATCCATGGTCTCGAATAGATGATGAGGGCTTTGCTTGTAAGACATCTAGGACCAGAGTAGGGACCCGAGTTATGGAAGCCCGGAATACTTACCCAATCGCAAAAGACACGTGATGTGTGCAGGCTTACTACGTCGTACAACTGCCGAATGATGGATTTGAATGTGGATATGGGCTCACATGTAAGCCCACTTGATTACAGGTATACTGTTTTACGTGTAAATAGGGTTTATGAACGCGTGTTGCAGTCGAAGGGTCACCCTATCTCTTCAGCGTATCGTAACGTAATCTTTGGTGTTTCTGATCACTGAACCGTGGAGTAGTAGCGTTGCAGCTCCAAATGTCCAACCGATACGAGGTTCTTCTTAAGTGTTAGTACAGTCGGCGGCTTAGTAACCCTCACAAACAATGCGCGCCTTGTTAGGAGAGACAGACAACCCCTGACATAGAGTGAACACGAAAGTACGGTTCCACCGTAACAATATGTAAGCCTCGTACATATACCTAGGAGCAACATAGACCTCTACAAGGGAGATGCATGAACCCAAGGAGGGTTGTCAACATTTCGAAGGTCCGTTGGAAAGTCGAGCATGGATAACCGATGGAGTGAGAGTGCCGGGCCCAACAACGACCCCTGCTGGTTTAGCGGCGA
This sequence is a window from Pyrenophora tritici-repentis strain M4 chromosome 4, whole genome shotgun sequence. Protein-coding genes within it:
- a CDS encoding GTPase SAR1 and related small G protein, encoding MAQPWDYIAKIVSLGDSGCGKSSLTVRLCEGRFSPHHDVTIGVEFGSRIVPVGPPASLSLSINNPSKSPQAQAPVSPTKQKQEQKHMKLSLWDTAGQETYKSITRSYFRGASGALLVFDISRKNTFLSATSWLHDLRQIAEEGIVVVLVGNKSDLAGSSTVTDSEAANKRQVTKEEAEEWCKANGVMQYVETSAKSGEGVERAFLEVAERIYQNIEAGKYDLNDRRSGVKGPGGGGANRAGVNLNDASKKGKAQGWGSCC
- a CDS encoding membrane protein — its product is MFSEYASKFLSQSQSRLSLGQPESVSNRNAPERQRPSSRAAQAYQQRRNNMPNPYNSQAMSRFAFASRTSNAPAPLFYSATDDFREEDDHVEHDREMADHYALQRSRRQFGASHLSESSEVEDDLAQASDHTIGADRDENDAPGYGLGRGIKSSWRGDKPARGRSNMVTKSEDEERESSVPLSETTDRSSRGRGHMVDVELESTDRGSIEELDRDELLGHQDEPPPPFQQFRNARPKRGRSPLRHHLPIPEETDEDTLLSHPRPISPDRQSVPQDVPENPVSAPRHNFFWAELFIIVQCAIFGTWFISLLQESPPNKKNPLGDTIYTVLHSSFHLIGVYSLVSVLVGVLWLSLLRSFARPLVNLMLLAIPVISISFFFYPFVSSFKGSWHGDSVQDRLMRWFSFGPLCFAFFWVYTVWKARHSLDKATGMLEFSSEILRAQFPLLLVGIATLAAVIIWSWIWILMFTRLFLGGHFASNKSRWIIDTSTWWLGMAFFLDYFWTLSVIAGVQRATTAATVSQWYFHRNSVPAPAASTVVQASLSHATYTMAGTICMSTLISLLVRLPLIVLPRRLAGMIGMCAYSIVPTPIAALTNPLTLTFASIHGVPLNQAARGLSQMNFISAASPTTTLGPSSFKNHGRPSIQSYRLAKLLLHAIRWVITLSLGFGGWVSTARMLQLGNESVPYKGSLYAYVVGLISAAIGWGALGAMEGVLGGILDAVLVCWGSEVGRDGQGEARYCVDAGRLFGNEVTGQGRGRYEV